In Campylobacter suis, the following proteins share a genomic window:
- a CDS encoding ABC transporter substrate-binding protein, which produces MKRRNFLGLGAALGASAVAPSLFAKESFLMWGAPAIPSVIMAVASMQGELSKTYDTSLKIWKSPDQLRAGVANGTMKVTMAPSNVGANLAAQGLNFGMLNILTNGLLNVLAKDDSVRNFEDLAGKKIIMPFKNDMPDIVFQALCAKRGMDFSKLNVTYSQTPPEAIAMFLQKDFDVVLSIEPMSSAAILRGKRMGVDVVRALELPKIWGESFNTKPIIPQAGIIVDTKFYNSNMKLFDTLHGDLTNALSWIMQNKQSAAEIGANYLPAPVPALVSSFERSNLSVTKASEIGNEILAFFEIIFKLNPKLLGGKMPDKSLFL; this is translated from the coding sequence ATGAAAAGAAGAAATTTTTTAGGATTAGGTGCTGCCCTTGGAGCGAGCGCGGTTGCTCCAAGTTTGTTTGCAAAAGAGAGCTTTTTAATGTGGGGTGCGCCAGCTATACCTAGTGTTATCATGGCTGTTGCAAGCATGCAGGGTGAACTTTCAAAGACTTATGATACAAGTCTTAAAATTTGGAAAAGTCCTGATCAGCTTCGGGCTGGTGTTGCAAATGGTACTATGAAAGTTACGATGGCACCTAGTAATGTCGGTGCAAATTTAGCAGCACAGGGGCTAAATTTTGGGATGTTAAATATACTTACAAACGGTCTTTTAAATGTTTTGGCAAAAGATGATAGTGTGAGAAATTTTGAAGATCTGGCTGGCAAAAAGATCATTATGCCATTTAAAAATGATATGCCAGATATTGTATTTCAGGCACTTTGCGCAAAGCGTGGCATGGACTTTTCAAAACTAAATGTAACCTACTCTCAAACTCCGCCAGAGGCTATTGCGATGTTTTTGCAAAAGGATTTTGATGTAGTTTTAAGCATTGAACCGATGAGCTCAGCAGCTATATTGCGCGGTAAGAGGATGGGGGTTGATGTTGTTCGTGCTTTAGAACTTCCAAAAATTTGGGGCGAAAGTTTTAATACTAAGCCTATTATCCCGCAAGCTGGTATCATCGTAGATACTAAATTTTATAACTCAAACATGAAGCTGTTTGATACTCTTCACGGCGATCTTACAAATGCGCTTAGCTGGATCATGCAAAATAAACAAAGTGCCGCAGAGATTGGTGCAAACTACCTTCCTGCACCAGTGCCCGCGCTTGTTAGTAGCTTTGAGCGTTCAAATTTAAGTGTAACAAAAGCAAGTGAGATAGGTAATGAAATTTTGGCATTTTTTGAGATTATATTTAAGCTTAATCCAAAACTTCTAGGCGGTAAAATGCCCGATAAGAGCCTATTTTTATGA
- a CDS encoding NnrS family protein — MRNLLQGYILINDFFTHPMRIFFFCAVFCVFLGCASFFVAEDFVSLHKFAFLGLVCPLAYAGFLFTAIPDWTSYLGSLKRHSIAMFVLFALSFVVMFLGFEKGYFIMGFFWVYLLVFAAVLIFLDKNDDNFSILAVLTGFCILNFLYVFTQNEKFLSAQIHLNMLAVVVVSFRVSVVLGKEAFKLEEGMNEAVFAPNFVYKNLLLTILTVLLLAVLFEVSSKILGFISLGCGFIMMARLHEMHYKVLLKRHFVVFYYLISLIGGLGYIWLGVSEILELSQSSNAIHLIAICTIFGIIMFIFNVAGLRHSGQELVFLRLSRLGIFALFVAGVSRSVFAMFFEVFYIILPAIFLAMTFICWGINFYAIFRDNEFSKDPE, encoded by the coding sequence ATGAGAAATTTGCTTCAAGGATATATTTTGATTAACGACTTTTTTACGCATCCAATGCGAATTTTTTTCTTTTGTGCAGTATTTTGTGTGTTTCTTGGTTGTGCTAGCTTTTTTGTAGCAGAGGACTTTGTCAGTTTGCATAAATTTGCCTTTTTAGGGCTTGTTTGCCCGCTTGCGTATGCTGGGTTTTTATTTACGGCTATACCAGACTGGACGAGCTATCTTGGCAGCCTAAAACGCCATAGTATAGCGATGTTTGTGCTTTTTGCCCTTTCCTTTGTGGTTATGTTTTTGGGTTTTGAAAAGGGCTATTTTATAATGGGCTTTTTTTGGGTGTATCTGCTAGTTTTTGCCGCTGTGCTTATATTTTTGGATAAAAATGATGATAACTTTAGTATTTTGGCAGTTTTAACAGGCTTTTGTATTCTTAACTTTTTGTATGTTTTTACACAAAATGAGAAGTTTTTAAGCGCTCAAATTCATCTTAATATGCTAGCCGTTGTGGTAGTTAGCTTTCGTGTTAGCGTGGTACTTGGTAAAGAGGCGTTTAAATTAGAAGAGGGTATGAATGAGGCGGTTTTTGCCCCAAATTTTGTCTATAAAAATCTTTTGCTAACTATACTTACGGTTCTTTTACTTGCTGTTTTATTTGAAGTATCAAGTAAAATTTTAGGTTTTATCTCGCTTGGTTGCGGCTTTATAATGATGGCAAGACTTCATGAAATGCACTATAAAGTGCTACTAAAGCGACATTTTGTTGTATTTTACTATCTTATTAGCTTAATTGGTGGACTTGGTTATATTTGGCTTGGGGTAAGTGAAATTTTAGAACTTTCTCAAAGTTCAAACGCCATACATCTTATAGCTATTTGCACTATTTTTGGCATTATAATGTTTATATTTAATGTGGCTGGGCTTAGACATAGTGGACAAGAGCTTGTCTTTTTAAGGCTTTCGCGACTTGGAATTTTCGCACTTTTTGTAGCTGGTGTTTCACGCTCGGTTTTTGCTATGTTTTTTGAAGTTTTTTATATCATACTTCCAGCGATATTTCTTGCTATGACATTCATTTGTTGGGGGATAAATTTCTATGCTATTTTCAGGGATAATGAATTTAGTAAAGATCCAGAGTAA
- a CDS encoding TonB-dependent receptor, whose protein sequence is MRKFLLSSLALVSLFGGENIASGGVIKPIKEFAPPPPITPNIAQGTMPTNQFDHTDRSKYYFVTNKLDDSMDKFHLSSGMYGSSFYGSALYRYRGYNFYTILNTHYTKANDYKDGSGKKAGFGYKRHGQNFIIGYLPNDTSELRATLVHDRIDDDKQPQHKMDALKTDRYVAKFDARIGDEALGNMLNLEFIYRDVKREANNHLRNIPQKASVELSRKVVDFGIKHDFDLGNFHNTAGFKISRDRHEGKRYTKQGANFFHSGNRFPRVDANNYQIFDTLSYKFNEFHKLSLGLEYIYNSAQTKSFEEKFKMGNAQNTTKGLWKYIYKKDFDGKIRHEGLGGAIKYEFTPNEKDKYAIAFESLYRVADNMERFNALYGPQDDGWISNPFLKPERHNRIKADFKFASEAYRSYLNSMQGENSFMIDGYFIADDVQDLIIYDRFHSKSNSNMNKNAVITRNVDAKLFLASLGAQVNFARNFGSKLSLFYSYAENTTDDRALYQMRPFELNWQLDYRNYASFGSYGLGTNLRYVAKQTRGDWDKTTGLGIDKKDAAKGFSALDIYGSVEFKNRVGMRLGVNNVFDKNYAKFISGAHVGALDPSVVSAPGRQFWFSFHASF, encoded by the coding sequence ATGAGAAAATTTTTACTCTCAAGCTTGGCTTTGGTTTCACTATTTGGAGGTGAAAATATCGCTTCAGGAGGCGTTATAAAGCCTATTAAAGAATTTGCACCACCTCCGCCCATAACGCCAAACATAGCACAAGGCACGATGCCAACAAACCAGTTTGACCACACAGATAGAAGCAAGTACTACTTTGTTACAAATAAGCTTGATGATAGCATGGATAAATTTCATCTAAGTTCAGGTATGTACGGTAGCAGTTTTTATGGCTCGGCTCTTTATAGATACCGTGGCTACAACTTCTATACCATCTTAAATACACACTACACAAAAGCTAATGACTACAAAGACGGAAGCGGTAAAAAGGCTGGTTTTGGATATAAAAGGCATGGGCAAAATTTTATAATCGGCTACTTGCCAAATGATACTAGTGAGCTCCGTGCAACTCTTGTTCATGACCGTATCGATGATGATAAGCAGCCACAGCACAAAATGGATGCTTTAAAAACCGATCGTTATGTTGCAAAATTTGATGCTAGAATCGGAGATGAAGCACTTGGTAATATGCTAAATTTAGAATTTATCTACCGTGATGTAAAGCGCGAAGCCAACAATCATTTGAGAAATATCCCTCAAAAGGCAAGCGTTGAGCTTTCAAGAAAGGTGGTGGATTTTGGTATAAAACACGACTTTGATCTTGGCAATTTTCATAATACTGCTGGTTTTAAGATCTCTCGTGATCGCCACGAAGGCAAGCGATATACAAAACAAGGAGCTAACTTTTTTCACTCTGGTAATCGCTTTCCGCGCGTAGATGCAAATAACTATCAAATTTTTGATACATTAAGCTATAAATTTAATGAGTTTCATAAGCTTTCACTAGGGCTTGAATATATTTATAATAGCGCACAGACAAAGAGCTTTGAAGAGAAATTTAAGATGGGCAATGCACAAAATACGACAAAAGGCTTATGGAAATATATATACAAAAAAGACTTTGATGGAAAGATAAGGCACGAGGGGCTTGGTGGTGCGATAAAGTATGAATTTACACCAAATGAAAAGGATAAATACGCCATTGCCTTTGAAAGTCTTTACCGAGTTGCCGATAATATGGAGCGCTTTAACGCACTTTATGGACCGCAAGATGATGGCTGGATATCAAATCCATTCTTAAAACCAGAAAGACATAACCGCATAAAGGCTGATTTTAAATTTGCAAGTGAAGCCTACAGAAGCTATCTAAACTCAATGCAGGGCGAAAATTCTTTTATGATTGATGGTTACTTTATAGCTGATGATGTGCAGGATTTGATAATTTATGATCGTTTTCATTCAAAAAGTAATAGCAACATGAATAAAAACGCAGTCATTACGCGTAATGTTGACGCAAAGCTCTTTTTGGCAAGCCTAGGTGCGCAGGTAAATTTTGCTAGAAATTTTGGCTCAAAACTTAGTTTGTTTTATAGCTATGCAGAAAATACAACTGATGATAGAGCACTTTATCAAATGCGACCATTTGAGCTAAACTGGCAACTTGACTATCGTAATTACGCTAGCTTTGGCAGTTATGGTCTTGGCACAAATTTGCGTTATGTAGCAAAGCAAACTCGTGGCGACTGGGATAAGACAACTGGGCTTGGCATAGATAAAAAAGATGCGGCAAAAGGCTTTAGTGCGCTTGATATTTATGGTAGTGTTGAGTTTAAAAATAGGGTTGGCATGCGACTTGGTGTAAATAATGTTTTTGATAAAAATTATGCTAAGTTTATAAGTGGGGCACATGTGGGTGCATTAGATCCAAGTGTTGTAAGTGCTCCAGGTAGGCAGTTTTGGTTTAGTTTTCATGCAAGTTTTTAA
- a CDS encoding AAA family ATPase codes for MSLEYKKQIGAKSLKKPQINKQLDYSINNLNKSNINYGWDNILERATTYDEIANAKVRWILPDRIAFSTIVMLFAEAGTGKSLVSTHLAYYLLDNKRETGVKNVIYLDFDNGMATLNDRNIQRIIGRKKH; via the coding sequence ATGAGTTTGGAATATAAAAAACAAATAGGGGCTAAGAGTTTAAAGAAGCCCCAAATAAACAAGCAGTTGGATTATAGCATAAATAATCTCAATAAGTCAAATATTAATTATGGCTGGGATAATATACTGGAAAGGGCTACAACATATGATGAAATAGCAAATGCAAAAGTTAGATGGATACTACCTGACAGAATAGCTTTTAGTACAATAGTAATGCTCTTTGCCGAAGCCGGAACTGGTAAGAGTTTAGTAAGTACCCATCTAGCCTATTATCTACTAGATAACAAAAGAGAAACTGGGGTTAAAAATGTTATCTATTTAGATTTTGATAATGGTATGGCTACTCTTAATGACAGAAATATACAAAGAATAATAGGGAGAAAAAAGCATTAA
- a CDS encoding ABC transporter ATP-binding protein — protein MLILENLEYEILRDRIVRDFSLSLEAGYIVTLFGPSGCGKTTILRLITGLNEPKRGKILNSFKKTRYLFQENRLLEHKNALENIRIANKDKSDNEILAFLAVVGLAKKDAMKYPSELSGGMRARVSFVRALIGEPDLLLMDEPFSGLDVDMREILMSEILSRVELGMSIVLVTHDRFEAVRLSDEILFLSQKGMHVEQNLSLKIPQKERDFAFVSRVIDEKFASRIYFD, from the coding sequence TTGCTTATTTTAGAAAATTTAGAGTATGAAATTTTGCGTGATCGCATAGTTCGTGATTTTAGTTTAAGCCTTGAGGCTGGGTATATTGTAACGCTTTTTGGTCCATCTGGATGTGGAAAGACTACGATTTTGCGATTAATCACTGGGCTAAACGAGCCAAAGCGAGGTAAAATTTTAAATTCTTTTAAAAAAACCAGATATCTTTTTCAAGAAAACCGACTTTTAGAACACAAAAATGCTCTTGAAAATATCCGTATCGCAAACAAAGATAAGAGTGATAATGAAATTTTAGCCTTTTTAGCTGTCGTAGGACTTGCTAAAAAAGATGCGATGAAGTATCCTAGTGAGCTAAGTGGCGGTATGCGTGCGCGCGTAAGCTTTGTGCGTGCACTTATCGGAGAGCCTGACTTGCTGTTGATGGATGAGCCATTTTCTGGGCTTGATGTTGATATGCGAGAAATTTTAATGTCTGAAATTTTAAGCCGAGTAGAACTTGGCATGAGTATAGTTTTGGTTACTCATGATAGATTTGAGGCGGTAAGGCTAAGTGATGAAATTTTGTTTTTAAGTCAAAAAGGTATGCATGTAGAGCAAAATTTATCACTTAAAATTCCACAAAAAGAGCGCGATTTTGCGTTTGTGAGTAGGGTTATAGATGAGAAATTTGCTTCAAGGATATATTTTGATTAA
- a CDS encoding ABC transporter permease, with the protein MILVDGVKIERKGVWRVADYFIGGLSGLGIICLAIALWQLGSEIFGEFLLPSPKVVFVKVYEIIQEYDKHDIPITLFRTTVGIGISCAVGITLGLVAGSYRSFAAFLKPFITMLLSMPPIIWVVLALFWFSFGNVSTIFTIIITSIPLTFASSMIGMMSVNEQLSEFFDAHRLGLRCKIRHLYLPHLTSYIISSLSVAVGMGVKIVIMAELLGATDGVGSKIADARVMLDTPTVMAYVVLTIAVVMLFEYLIIEPLKILLMPWRR; encoded by the coding sequence ATGATACTTGTTGATGGTGTAAAGATAGAGCGCAAGGGGGTTTGGCGAGTTGCTGATTATTTTATTGGCGGACTTAGTGGGCTTGGGATTATATGCCTAGCGATCGCACTTTGGCAGCTTGGGAGTGAAATCTTTGGTGAGTTTTTGCTACCAAGCCCAAAGGTGGTTTTTGTAAAAGTTTATGAGATTATACAAGAGTATGATAAGCATGATATACCTATCACACTCTTTCGCACTACGGTGGGGATAGGAATTTCATGTGCTGTTGGCATTACTCTGGGACTTGTTGCAGGCTCATACCGTAGCTTTGCTGCATTTTTAAAGCCATTTATAACGATGTTGCTCTCTATGCCACCTATCATCTGGGTGGTTTTGGCGCTTTTTTGGTTTAGCTTTGGTAATGTTAGTACTATTTTTACTATCATTATAACAAGTATCCCGCTTACTTTTGCAAGTTCTATGATAGGCATGATGAGTGTAAATGAGCAACTTAGCGAATTTTTTGATGCTCATAGGCTGGGGCTTAGGTGTAAAATTCGCCACCTTTATCTTCCGCACCTAACAAGCTACATTATAAGCTCATTAAGCGTAGCTGTGGGTATGGGTGTAAAGATAGTCATTATGGCTGAGCTACTTGGTGCAACAGATGGAGTTGGCTCAAAGATAGCAGACGCACGCGTTATGCTAGATACGCCAACCGTTATGGCTTATGTGGTTTTAACGATAGCCGTTGTAATGCTTTTTGAGTATCTTATCATAGAGCCTTTAAAAATTTTACTCATGCCGTGGCGGCGCTAG
- a CDS encoding aminotransferase: MITQITKGTGGIGDYLKTGKKKDSRLTRDEKDDRVVFTGNLELIEDSINRQQSNSKKGKDKEAYYHISLSFTDDEWQRLYDKGEINNLIEDYLRLTFPNHNLSELLYYAEAHLPIIKEEPFIPRAQTNENNKRLNAAHINSEPLQRKPHIHLIVSLENLEYTAEIRSGGLIYNKNKAVMAKAVEKFKRVVNDILSNKYELNNINPIGLSEDKLKTQWENFQKAAQKVSKGKERNNKMEENSNLQILDSKPSEDPDIKDLLSDSICSTIDNLLKTVEQNAEIKASYYDRGKKFNGLDMSDFLSIINEKYKINAELTDKGKAKVKGFTGSFNLTDLMCKVVYNGRKGAFFHVVNELEQIYNTIQAYKKEAKITLSVTDDFKELKGSTSQKPKYQALNNWKTIQVEPYNIDNVLKSYSAISMAEFANGKREASNIKSIIPTLIYDIDNTEYKEGRSNHQFSIENAISMLQSKGIQGYIYPSASHLLDKKTEKFRLIIPTTKAPKIKEYKNYIQDITKELGLNSIVDKVSNSPSQLYYTPKSGVSIINIKGNVLNNEKVLKDASIKSEIDNLDTNTLNKSLDSVRGHEFKNDPKDTIDKSQFLTRVSYTAISKQIPIKDIMEYFDETTTIQRCQGHQILHNKNGRHLYLPEENTAFLFKENKHYTPYVYMTEKFQEAYEAIKNDNLKASILNKLKIKPEDKTKFLEEVQTNNPNLYSKTIFKIDALTKYWDKITKINYVGMVHNIKKFMKNWNDEKGLIELKSHYKLLDAKVYGSSIKLGYIYIDKNELYANGLPKDFGSKEEILEQKLVKESNPKIKTENKITNKGASHEFGI; encoded by the coding sequence ATGATAACTCAGATAACTAAGGGAACTGGTGGCATAGGCGATTATCTAAAAACTGGAAAGAAAAAAGATTCTAGGCTTACAAGAGATGAGAAAGATGATAGAGTTGTATTTACTGGAAATCTTGAGTTAATAGAAGATTCTATAAACAGACAACAATCAAATAGTAAAAAAGGCAAGGATAAAGAGGCATATTATCATATCTCTTTGTCTTTTACTGATGATGAATGGCAAAGGCTATATGATAAAGGGGAGATTAATAATCTCATAGAGGATTATTTAAGGCTAACCTTTCCCAACCATAATCTAAGCGAGTTATTATACTATGCAGAGGCACATTTGCCAATTATAAAAGAAGAGCCATTTATACCAAGAGCCCAAACCAACGAAAACAATAAAAGGCTTAATGCAGCTCATATCAATTCAGAACCATTACAAAGAAAACCACATATTCATTTAATAGTTAGTCTTGAAAATTTGGAATACACAGCAGAGATAAGAAGCGGTGGTCTAATTTACAATAAAAATAAAGCAGTTATGGCTAAGGCAGTAGAAAAGTTTAAAAGAGTAGTTAATGATATATTATCAAATAAATATGAACTAAATAATATTAATCCAATAGGGTTATCAGAAGACAAGCTAAAAACCCAATGGGAAAACTTTCAAAAAGCAGCACAAAAAGTTTCCAAAGGAAAAGAGAGGAATAATAAAATGGAAGAAAATTCAAATTTACAAATTTTAGATTCAAAGCCAAGTGAAGACCCAGATATAAAAGATCTGCTTAGTGATAGTATATGTTCTACAATAGACAACCTATTAAAAACAGTAGAACAAAATGCCGAAATAAAAGCATCTTATTATGACAGAGGCAAGAAGTTTAATGGTTTAGATATGTCAGATTTTTTATCTATCATAAATGAAAAATATAAAATCAATGCTGAATTAACAGATAAAGGAAAGGCAAAAGTCAAAGGCTTTACTGGAAGTTTTAATCTAACAGACCTAATGTGTAAGGTTGTTTATAATGGAAGAAAAGGTGCTTTTTTTCATGTAGTTAATGAGCTGGAACAAATATACAATACAATACAAGCCTACAAAAAAGAGGCAAAAATAACACTAAGTGTAACAGATGACTTCAAAGAGTTAAAAGGTTCAACAAGTCAAAAGCCAAAATATCAAGCTCTAAATAACTGGAAAACCATTCAGGTAGAGCCATATAATATAGATAATGTTTTAAAGTCATATTCTGCTATTTCAATGGCTGAATTTGCTAATGGCAAGAGAGAGGCATCTAATATAAAGAGTATAATACCTACACTAATATATGATATAGATAATACAGAATATAAAGAGGGTAGAAGCAATCATCAATTTAGTATAGAAAACGCTATTTCAATGCTACAAAGCAAAGGAATACAAGGTTATATCTATCCCTCTGCTTCTCATCTATTAGACAAAAAGACTGAAAAATTTAGATTAATAATACCAACTACCAAAGCTCCAAAAATTAAAGAATATAAAAACTATATCCAAGATATTACAAAAGAATTAGGGTTAAATAGTATAGTAGATAAGGTTAGCAATAGCCCTTCTCAATTATATTATACACCAAAGAGTGGAGTCTCAATTATAAATATAAAAGGAAATGTTTTAAATAATGAAAAAGTACTTAAAGATGCTAGCATAAAATCTGAAATTGATAATTTAGATACTAATACATTAAATAAATCCCTAGATAGTGTTAGAGGTCATGAGTTTAAAAACGATCCAAAGGATACAATAGATAAATCTCAGTTCCTAACAAGAGTAAGCTATACTGCCATATCAAAACAAATACCTATCAAAGATATAATGGAATATTTTGACGAAACTACAACAATACAAAGGTGCCAAGGACATCAGATACTACACAATAAAAATGGGAGACATTTGTATTTGCCAGAAGAGAATACAGCCTTTTTGTTTAAAGAGAATAAACACTATACCCCTTATGTATATATGACTGAAAAATTTCAAGAGGCATACGAAGCTATAAAAAATGATAATCTTAAAGCAAGTATATTAAATAAGCTAAAAATAAAACCCGAAGATAAAACTAAATTTTTAGAGGAAGTACAAACAAATAATCCAAATCTGTATTCAAAGACAATATTTAAAATAGATGCTTTAACAAAGTATTGGGACAAGATAACAAAAATTAATTATGTAGGCATGGTTCATAACATTAAAAAATTTATGAAAAATTGGAATGATGAAAAGGGACTAATAGAACTTAAAAGCCACTATAAATTATTAGATGCAAAGGTGTATGGTTCATCAATAAAACTAGGATATATCTATATAGATAAAAATGAGCTATATGCAAACGGATTACCAAAAGATTTTGGTTCAAAGGAAGAGATATTAGAACAAAAGCTGGTAAAAGAGTCTAATCCAAAAATAAAAACAGAAAACAAAATAACTAATAAAGGAGCAAGTCATGAGTTTGGAATATAA